The genomic DNA TGCAAATACCTTTCTCTCCATAACATCTGACGCATCACATgcaagaacaaacaaaaaaatggatGCCTGTATGCGTCTACAAAAAAAGATGTAAAGACGGtatgaaattagaaaatatcacAGCAAGATGTGCAACAATAGTCTATGCTATAAATACCTTGCAGTACAAAAGGTCTATTACAATGTCCACATAACTATAGTCCACCTGGAACCTAGCCTAGAGTTACAGGGAAGGACAGAGTGTTGGTAGTGTAAACCATAGAACTAGAATAAATTTGAAGTAAAATTATTCTTAGAATTAGAATCATTCTAATTCTAGGGTATCAACATTATCCTGTGCTTGATATCAGGACTCCAGTATCACAAACTTAAGCTCAAACTGACTTCCTGCTTATGCATGTCTTGAACCAGATCAAGTAACATTCATCCATACCATGTAACTTCAAACAAGGGGTAAAGAAAATAGCAGTATGTTTGTAGCAAGcagacaaaaatgttttttttaatgttaagTCTTTATACACAGAAAACTGTTTTGGTTCAGAACTAMATCTTTCAACCAGTACTGGTTGACTTGCATTTAGGCTTATGTAATATGCAAGTCAGTTATTTTAACAAAAACATCAAGGTGTATAACAATTAGAAGTAAATTCAAAAGTGAAGAATTCTTTGCCAGCTTACAAGGCGTTTGATATGTTCAACGCTTACATTTATCAGGTTCATGAATTTACGTTTTACAGTTTATATCAGAAAAgttatttcaaaaatatatatttttgatttccAAAATACCTAAAAATGGTCTTATCCATATACAATTAACAATGAATTACAACATGTCCAGTTGAAATGAAGAAATTAGCTTAGTTACAGTAGATAAATTGTACGTGTTGAACACAAATAAACATtgggtacatcccaaatggtaccctatatcctaaatagtgcactaatattgactttttccacagaaaCAGAAATGTGTACAAGGCACACTGAGATGTTACGTCTGTCTATCATTCATTGCAACACCAAATTCATtagttacaaaaaaatatatattcacattGACTTATGTGAGCAAATGAAATTGCAAGGTTAATTATAAACCTTTaacatttgaaaatatatttaaaatatacttttttattttgtacagtatgAGGTGTGATTaacaaacataaatacatttgtgaaATGAAATGCTGCTACGATTGCTGATGCTGAAAAAACAAACTCTAACCTGTCACACCACCCTGACACAGTCTTGACGCACCCTGACACAGTCTTGACACACTTTGGCACAGTCATGTTGGGGGTGTGGCACTGTAAATATAATGTAACGGTCCTCACATTCACCCCTGAGGGATACCACCAATGCAAAACCACCAGCAACTCACAGACAGGTGACCAATAACATTACTAAGCAGTGCAACCCCTGGTACTCTTAGTACCAAATGGTACAGATTTAACACATGGATGTGTAATGAGATCAATTTCTTAGGCCCcatcccaaatggacccctagACTGTAMTGCATCTAAGGGTCGTTCTGGGATTGGGCCTTTAATACACAGGCTCTCGGCTGCTCACCCAAAGCAGCCCCAAGAGAAGCCCTGTGCAACAACAGTATTGCTCTGAGTGACAAACACCACagtgttatatacagttgaagttagaagtttacatacacttaggttggagtcattaaaactcatttttcaaccactccacaaatttcttgttaacaaactatagttttggcaagttggttaggacatctactttgtgcatgacaagtcatttttccaacaatttttacaaattatttcacttagaatttactgtattacaattccagtgtgtcataagtttacatacacaatgttgactgtgcctttaaacagcttggaaaattgccgaaaatgatgtcatggctttagaagcttctgataggctaattgacatcatttgagtcaattggaggtgtacctgtggatgtatttcaagggctaccttcaaactcagtgcctccttatGTGACAtgatggaaaaatcaaaagaaatcagccaggacctcagaaaaataattggagacctccacaaatctggttcatccttgggagaaatttccaaacacctgaaggcaccacgttcatctgtacaaacaatagtacgcaagtataaacaccatgggaccacgcagccgtcatatcgctcaggaaggagacgtgttctgtctcctagagatgaacgtactttggtgcgaaaagtgcaaatcaatcccagaacaacagtaaaggaccttgtgaagatgctggaggaaacaggtacaaaactatctatatccacagtaaaacaagtcttataatcgacataacctgaaaggctgctcagcaaagaagaagccactgctccaaaactgccataaaaaagccagactaRggtttgcaactgcacatggggacaaatatcatactttttggagaaatgttctctggtctgatgaaacaaaaatagaactgtttggccataatgaccattgttatgtttggaggaaaaaggggaggcttgcaagccgaagaacaccatcccaactgtgaagcacgggggtggcagcatcatgttgtgggggtgcttttctgcaggagggtctggtgcacttcacaaaatatatggcatcatgaggcaggaaaattatatggatatattgaagcaacatctcaagacaggaaGGTCATGATgttacagcttggtcgcaaataggtcttccaaatggacaatgaccccaagcatacttccaaagttgtggcaagatggcttaaggacaacWaagtcaaggtattggagtggccatcacaaacccctgaccctctacaaacctgactcagttacaccagctgtgaggaggaatgggccaaaattcacccaactaattgtgggaagcttgtggaaggctacctgaaacgtttgacccaagttcaacaatttaaaggcaatgctaccaaatactaattgagtgtatgtaaacttctgacccactgggaatgtgatgaaagaaataaaagctgaaataaatcattatctctactattattctgacatttcacattcttaaaataaagtggtgatcctaactgacctaaaacagggaattcttactcMgattaaatatcaggaattgtgaaaaactgagtttaaatgcatttggctaaggtgtatgtaaacttccgacttcaactgtaaacattTACCCTGGCCCCAGATCTGTTTTGCTGTCACGCCAACGGTCACGGCAATTTCCATATAGGAGTTGGCAAAAACaagtctgggaccaggctattctCAATCTGATCCAGCCTGACATATAAGTACATTCTCAGGCCTCACAGCCAAGCCACAAACACACAAGTGTAGAGAACAGGAGAGATGTATCAATTGGTAATTACATCTCAAGAGTATAGCTTCAAAATCAGATTCTTCTTTGacatatacacagagtataccaagcattaggaacaccttcctaatattgagttgcacccccttttgccctcagaacagactcaattcgtcggggcatggactatataaggtgttgaaagtgttccaaagggatgctggcccatgttgactccaatgcttcccacagttgtgtcaagttggctggatctcCACTGGGTGGTGAATTGTTCTTGACACACATGGGAAACtattgaaaaacccagcagtgttgcagttcttgacgcaaactggtgcgcctggcacatactgccatacccccgttcaaaggcacttaaatgttttgtcttgcccattcaccttctgaatggtatacattccatgtctcaattgtctcaaggcttaaacatccttctttaaccattctcctccccttcatctactctaattgaagtggatttaacaagtgccatcaataagggatcataaccttcacctggattcacctggtcagtctatgtcatggaaagtgcaattgttcttaatgttttgtatactcagtgtaagttCCAACACAGGTAAGAAAATATACAGTTTTTCAGCAACAAACATCACAAAAGTCTGTTGGAACAAAACCTTAAGCctcaattattatttacatttggtGTACGTAGGTAACACTGATTGTAACACGAGACATTTGTCTTATTGTGGTTTCGTCTTAAAGTATTTGTTTGTGATTGAAAAGCATAAGCACTTCTTTACATTCATAGGAACCACAGTGCTGTTGTATTGGGAGACAGTCGATGGCAGACATGTAATTCCAAGAAAACCAAAMccgcattccaaatggcaccctattccctatacagtgtactacatttgaccgggaccctagtcaaaagtagtacactataaaggtaataggctgccatttgggatgcaaaaaaacaacacaaaaacaaaataccagACAGGACAGGGTAGGAGAATCACCCCGTTAAGCAACAGTGGTTGGCTCATGACTGGAAGCgtctggaaggagaggaagatggtGAAGAGGAGGATGTGGAGTGTGAGTAGAAGGATGAAGGCCAGAGGACAGATGGGTCCCAGTAATTGTCTTGTTTGGCAGTCGGGAGGCCATTGGAGcaccaggtcagagtcaggcaggcaTATTATGGACTGTTGCTGTTGCTTTAAAAATGCTTGTATTGGTGAAAAGGGGGCAcagtggttgggggggggggggtcattgagTGAGATTAAGTTTCgtccttattccctatatagtgcagtacttttaacCAGTCCCCATAGAGCTCTGTTCAAAAGAACTATATAGGCATTAACCAAGGCATTGATTGGAAAGTTGACGGACGGATgggcggacggacggacggacggagcgGTGATCAAAGACGATTTCCCCCCAGATGTCGAAGGTATTCgtagaggtcagaggttacaCTCTCTCCACTCGACTAGGYTCATAGGAGTCTGAGGAGAAACAAATGACATCAATCACAATCCAGTCAGACATTCATGATGATATTCCATATACAGTAATGAGGGAAATCCTTACTGCCAGTCTGTCTGTGCGATCAAGCCAATTCTTGGTCACTCGTTATCATGCCAAACTGGccgagcacaaacagatctgggaccggaCTAGGGAAATCCATCTtatctctaaaacaatgtttcaGTAAGTCCCAGTGTCTGTGGATTCCCAGCTCACACAATGGTTTGGCttgtccttccctcccttcttccatCCACACCCGCTAAACCAACCCCATGAAAAGCTCTATCGTACAGCTGGGATAACTGCTAGGTTCTGGAGtggtttaccccccccccctctataaAAACACCTAAATTGTCCATTTGGGTCAAAATGTCACAAACCCAACAAGAGCAGAGTTTGCATCCCTACTTGTTAATCTGACAATGTTCTTAGTGCATTTTCCAGCAGTatgtatataaaatattttctaaattcCATCCTGATCCTTCATGATACGCTAGGATGATAGCTCCCTCTTGTGATAAACATGATCAAATGAAACTTTAAATAAAACAGGAGATAAAGAGTTTTACACAAAGATGAAGTATACAAAGTACTAAACATACATGTGTATATTGTAGATTTTGTGATTATTTTCCCCCAGTGTATGAAAAGTCCTATATAAATATGTAACAGTTACATGTATTATTGTtaaaggcttgtgtgtgtgtgtccatgttccTACCTGAGAGCAGCTCGTCCTCCTCTAGGGTTGTAGAGGAGCCACAGGAAGAGACACTGAAGCTCAGGGGAAAGGTGATCTCTCTTTTGGCCACCGTGCCGCTGCGAGGCATGGGGACAGgcttggggaggagaggaggtttcACTGACCTGGACACCGGCTCTGGCCGAACCTCCTGTTGCTGTTTTTTATCTGActtttcactcctctcctcctctctttccacctctggctctttctcttcctcctccacttgcctctctgttttctcctcctcctctggttctttctccccctcctgcacttctctttcctcttcctcctgactccgtcttttctcctcctccattctcacCTTTAGCTCTTTCCCCACCTCGATTGTCAACTCTTGCTCTTTCTCCTCTATTTTCAACTCCTCCTCcagttctttctcctctcccgaCACTATCCTCTCATCTTCTCGCTTGTCTGCCCTGTCTATCTCTTTCCCCTCCGGCTCTGACTCTATCCTCAactcttcctcttccatctcttctctctctccttggctcaTCCCCTCATCTTTGTCCTGCTCAGCCTCTACCTGTACTACTCCCactacctctgtctctgtctcctgcgctGGCTCTCCTGAGTCTAAACTCCTGATAAGCACGCAGGAGACTGAGAACACCTCATCCAAGTGGACCGTACCCTTTGTGCAGCCTGGCGACATCGAGGATGAGAGCCTGGGGGAGGCACCACCAACGtgccccttcctctcccctcctccacccacaCTCAGCAAGCTAAGGGCCAGCTCCTCGTCTGGGGTCACAGGCAGAGACAAGGGGAGGCTGCTAGGGGGAAACTCTGGCAGGTCCAGCATCATGGAGGGGTGGcataatctctctctgtctcctccatcaTGTTTGTCCTCACATACTGATAAGCTGTCATCCTTACTGGGTCCTCCTCTTGTCTCCTCCTCTTGTTCTATCGTCTCCTCTTCCAAGGTAACCACGGATACCCGTACCTTCATCACTTGCTCGTACCCTCTTCTCACATGCTTTGTATCTCTGTCTTCGTCTGGACTGTGCTTCAGTTTTTCTCCTATTAGAGTTTCATTCTCTGGGTTGTCTCTGTGCTCCTCTGCTTTCTGTTCGACCCCGCCTAGTGATTCCACAGCATGTGCTCCTTCTGGACTGAGTTCCTTGGTCTCTATCTCagtctctgtgttgtctctgcGCTCCTGTGTTTCACCTATGACAgtttctccctcatcctctctgtactcctgcctgtcctcctctctctcctctacaacCCCCTGCAGTgacacctcctctctctgctcctcctcaacCCCCTGCAgtgactcctcctcctctctctgctcctcctctctcacctggacCATCCCCCGCAGTGAATCCGGGGCTACGTCTATCCCCAATATCCTGGCTGCTCTCTGCTCCATTGTCTCGTTCTCAGGGATCCCKTTGGCACACTTCACCTCATATAGATTACTCAGGTCCTCTGTGGGCATGGTGTTTGCCTTCTCCTTGATCAGCAGGGTCTCCAGGTGTCTATCTGCCAACGTCGCCTCATTACGCCAACTCAGAGGATCGGAGCTGATGCTGTATCTGTAGTCGTCATCCTCAAACGCAAGCGCTGCCTCCCTAGTCAATCTGCCGATGTGTGGTGTCCCCTGCGACCCTTCACCTCTGGGCGACCTGCTGTTCTCACTCCGGGCCCTGCGGATGTTCAGATTGGGCTCATGCCCCCTAAATCTGGGTGGCACGATGGGCACGTTATCCTTCTTTACCTTCCTCCCCCCCTCCACTACTTTAGTGGAGCCAAGCTCTTCCTTATTATTGCCATCACTGATGTGCACAACCTCAACCTGGTTGTTCTTGGCAAAAAAGTATCCGTCTCGGTTCTCCCTTGATAGCTGTACATTCGGACATAGTTCATTGTGGTCTAATGGTGTGATCAGTGTGAATGGGCGGCCACAATGCTGGCCCCGCTCTACGGTGCCTCCAGGGACCTCAGTGGAGACGGTGAGCCCCACGTCCCTCAGTAGAGACTCCTTGGCGACGGAAATGTCCTGCTCCTGCCTGTAAGTCAGTCTGGAGTCATAGGTTACCCTGGGGTCATTGTGGGAGTTGTAATCTTTGAAGCCAGTGGACTCTGTTAGGGTGGCAGTGGGAACCATGTCCTCTCTCTTCAGTCTGAGGATGCTAGTTCTGCTCTGGGGCTGGGGCCTGGAGAAAGCACTCCTCACCTCCCTGTAGTCGGGGTCAATGGTAGAGCCAGGGCCCCAGCTGTCTAGCCTTGGCATGATGGTAGGGATGTTGTTGTTGGGTTTGTTATTCAGGGGCTGGTCTGGAAGGCTAACTGTCTCCCTCTCAGGGTCCAGATGTGGAGGGGCTATGtgctgatgttgttgttgttgttgttgttgttgcgtgTCTTCCCCGCTCAGCTCCATGATGGTCCTGTAGACCTCGTCCAGGTCGTCTATACACTGGTCGACACTGGGTCTCCTGGGCTGGACCTTCATTTTCTTCTGGACCTGGTCTACATCTACGCCTGCAGCCTTGTTGAAACTCTCCAGCTCCTCAATGGCGTCCCACGGCCGCCGGCTCACCGGCTTCAGCAGGAACTGGCCGAAAGCCACCTGGCCCTGGATGTTAGCGTTGGCACTGACTGGGGGTTTGGTGGTGTTGGAGGTGGTAGTACCAGTCTTCCTGGATGTGGAGGTCTGTTGGTTTCTCCACTCCCCAGGCACAGGGGGTGGAGGCTGGGGCGGGAGTGACAGGGGCTGGGCCGGGCTGATACTGAGACAGGAGAAGGCGCTGTTGCTGGACGGGTGGAGGTTCTTCTGGCCCTTCATGGGATAGTCCACACCGTACGAGCCGGAGCTGCAGTCGGTACCTGCACCGCTGTCCATGGTGGTATCGGAGGCTGGGTGGCCTGTCTCCTGCCCCCCCTGTCCTCCCTGACCCTGTCCTCCAGGGGAACTCTGAAGCTGACCTGTCCCCCCAGTACCCCCAGGACCCTTCACTGCTACGGGTGAGCTGGTCTGGGTCTCTTGGTTCCTGTACTGGTCCCCGGGCCAGGAGCCGGCGTAGCACAGCTCCTTGTCAGCACTGGCCTGGAGTGACCAGGCGTCTACTATCTCCTTCCTCAGAGGACCCTTCCTGGTGCTTCTCATTGAGGTGAAGCTGCTGGTGTGGGAGGGGGGTTTGAGACCCATGTCTGATAACGACTTGCTACAGAGGCTTTGGCTGTTCTCTGATTTGGATTGGACCACAGTGTTTTGGTTGTCTACTGTGGCGATGACGCTCACGATTGGCAGAATACTTGGCAGACTGGCAGGCATATTCTCGTTATTGTTCTGGTCTGCTGCTGAGATTGAGTCTTTATTGGTTTGTTGCATGTGGATGGGGACAGACACCAGGCAGAATATGGTCTCACTGTGAGCCTTCCTCTTAGAGTTCCTGTTGAGGTTGTCTACTCCTGAGTCTCCTGGAACTATCTTCTTCACCTGTGTGATGGTTGTTTCCGAGAAGCCCTGATCTGAGCTGGAGCTGTGACACACTGGCGMAGCAGGAGCCGGTGGCTGGAAGGCAGAGGGACCACCTTGGTTTGGTTTAGGATTATACCTATTACAGTTTTGGGAAGTTGCTGCAGGGAAGTCATCTAGTGAGCCAGTCTCTTTGTGCAAATCACAGTGCTGTTGCTGTTGCCGCCacctgttattgttattgtcaTAGTCGCTAGGAGACCTCAGCGGCATGGGACTGGCCGGGTCTGGCGTGCTGGCAAGTGGCGGCGGGGCCCCCGTGGAAGCGGACGACAAAAAGGCACTGTCATCAGACGAGTGGTCTGACACGGTGACACCGGGAAGCTCGGAGGACGTGGAGTTACGGATGTGGCGGATCTTGTCGGCGTCCGTCGTGGAGTCGCCTCCGCCGCATGGAGACGAGTTTCCTCCCCCGGACACATGTCGGAGGCGTGGGTCGTCGAAGGGGATGTACTGGATGTCAGGACCCAGGACCGGCTGGTGCTGCTGCTCACTGTAGCCAGTGTAGTGCTGCTTTCTGTGGGGTGCACTCCTCTCTCTGTGAGGCMCCGGCCAGGACCCTCCTCCACCGGTGTGTCTGCTACCAAACCAGGGGTCTGGGGTCCCACGCATCTGCTGCTGCTGGTACATCTGGTGGTACCTGATGATAACACATGATCATTTATTTAACTTCTAAATTGTACATTGCATTTACATTAATTTGGTCATTTAGCAAATGTGTCTCTATAGCACTATTCATTACAgaacataatgtcaaagtgcctCAATAGCAAATGAAAAAAAGCTATATAAAATCATGAGTAGGTAAGCTACATCATTTGTTACCTGTAGTTGACAGGGACCTCTCCATAGCCTCTGTGACCTCCATGGCTTCCTCTCATAGGTCGAGGAGCTCTCTTGGGGGGATACGATGGGGGAGGGATATACCCCGGAGGCTCCGTGCCAGACCCTCCATCCTGTGTATAATAGTCCAGCCTGGGGTCACCTATACTGGGGTGAGGAAGGGGGGTTCTGTCCCTGTCCTGGGGCTGGGGGGTTGATGCTGCTTCTGGGTCTCCTGAGAGCGTTTCGGAGCTCCCCCGGGTCTGCTGGTGAACCTCGTAGGACGGAGGTCGCAGGGGACGGCTGTACCTGACCTTTGGTACTTGAGAAGCCTGACTCACCTGGCTGACCTGGCTAGTCATACTCATCTGACTGGAGGGTCTGTTGTCATTCTCAGGCCACCTGTCGCTGTCCCCTACCCTGGCCTGGTTGTGGTTATATATGCTGTAAGGGTCATAATGAAACCCTGGGTGGCCGTTGACCCTCCTGTGCACGTCCTGCCCAGGCCCGGACCCAATAGACCCAGACATTTCCACGTACTGCAGGCTGTCCGGTTGCAGTATCTTGGGCAGAGACTGGGACTTCCCTTTGTTCCTGGGACCTATTACAACCATAGCACCATCCGGTGTGCGGAGGTGCCGCTGCTGCAGATTCTGCTCCTGAGCCTGCGACCACCTCTCGCCCTCGCTGTCCGAAAGCTGGCAGGAGAAGCTCACCACGGCGGGCCGCCACTCGTCCGTGCCCAGGCTCTGACACTTCCTGTCCACGGCGGTCATCCTCCACTGCTGCAgtgctgcctctctctgcctggaGCGGGCCTGGGCCTGAGCTTGGGACTGGGCTGCCCGGCTCTGCTTCTCACGCTGCTGGCAGTCCTCTGGGGGCACCTAGACAGAGGACAGAACCACGATGGTCTTTGGCTCGTTCCCAAATGGCAACATaatcccaatatagtgcactactttttagtGCAcccatgggctctggtcaaaggtggTATACTATAGAGGACTATTTCATTTTGAATTGTTAAACAATCACATCAAAGAATCAAATCACctcctgtctctgctgctgctgcacccCCTCTGTCCTCCTACAGGTACCACCTCCTCGGGGCTCTCTGAAGTCAGCGTAGTCCAGGAGAATGCTGAAGTCCTGGCCCCTCCTCCTCCAGTAGGACAAGTCTCTGGGGCCCCTGTGATGAGAATACACGCCTCTGGACCCCTCACAGAACCTAGAACACAGAACGCACAGTATCAGAACCtagaacacacaaaacacacagtataacctagaacacagaacagacacaggaTTAGAACTTAAAACCAATGGTTCGCTCACGGAccatagaacacacacaggacacatcaGGAATAGTTCTCCAGTAGATGAATGTAATGACGTGTCTGTCGTTGAGCCCCTCTACCACTAGGGGGAGGTAGACCACCACAGACAGGCCACCACTAGACTACTAAAGTCAGTCTGCTACTGATAGTTCACTGTATCTGAAGACTTCATAACAGCATATCCGATTTGCAGAACAATACACTGCGTTTAATTatcatcatctctctctgcaAGCTCAAAATCTCCGTTTCTGGATATTCCTACTGAACATGTTAACGAACATGCACGTGTGTGCACCCTATGGACTGAGGGAGGCTGATTTTCCATCCATGATCTGATCTGCCCTTTTCATGTGATGTCAGTACAGGCAGGCGTGACCGTTAGGTAAGTTCCACTGCATCCCATAATATAGTATAGCCTAGTTAGCCAATCATCAGCGGATATTATCTGCACCTCCTAGTGGAAAGATTAGGAATGTTCCATATGTACATTCTAAAACTAAGCTAAAAACACCCCAgcaacaacaatttcaaagagtggCACATTTGATTATCttacattttcaaatcaaatgcacTGTTTGGACTTGA from Salvelinus sp. IW2-2015 linkage group LG27, ASM291031v2, whole genome shotgun sequence includes the following:
- the LOC139023118 gene encoding uncharacterized protein — encoded protein: MYSVEDLLISHGYKLPQNTSTSSYDNKRYGDPSSCRQEILESRSGSGHGTVNGYEIQSGPGLYVYSNSISTSRRPQPPAPTKGGRDRNSQPQRREADSGNQGDAHSLGDSLTTDSGFCEGSRGVYSHHRGPRDLSYWRRRGQDFSILLDYADFREPRGGGTCRRTEGVQQQQRQEVPPEDCQQREKQSRAAQSQAQAQARSRQREAALQQWRMTAVDRKCQSLGTDEWRPAVVSFSCQLSDSEGERWSQAQEQNLQQRHLRTPDGAMVVIGPRNKGKSQSLPKILQPDSLQYVEMSGSIGSGPGQDVHRRVNGHPGFHYDPYSIYNHNQARVGDSDRWPENDNRPSSQMSMTSQVSQVSQASQVPKVRYSRPLRPPSYEVHQQTRGSSETLSGDPEAASTPQPQDRDRTPLPHPSIGDPRLDYYTQDGGSGTEPPGYIPPPSYPPKRAPRPMRGSHGGHRGYGEVPVNYRYHQMYQQQQMRGTPDPWFGSRHTGGGGSWPXPHRERSAPHRKQHYTGYSEQQHQPVLGPDIQYIPFDDPRLRHVSGGGNSSPCGGGDSTTDADKIRHIRNSTSSELPGVTVSDHSSDDSAFLSSASTGAPPPLASTPDPASPMPLRSPSDYDNNNNRWRQQQQHCDLHKETGSLDDFPAATSQNCNRYNPKPNQGGPSAFQPPAPAXPVCHSSSSDQGFSETTITQVKKIVPGDSGVDNLNRNSKRKAHSETIFCLVSVPIHMQQTNKDSISAADQNNNENMPASLPSILPIVSVIATVDNQNTVVQSKSENSQSLCSKSLSDMGLKPPSHTSSFTSMRSTRKGPLRKEIVDAWSLQASADKELCYAGSWPGDQYRNQETQTSSPVAVKGPGGTGGTGQLQSSPGGQGQGGQGGQETGHPASDTTMDSGAGTDCSSGSYGVDYPMKGQKNLHPSSNSAFSCLSISPAQPLSLPPQPPPPVPGEWRNQQTSTSRKTGTTTSNTTKPPVSANANIQGQVAFGQFLLKPVSRRPWDAIEELESFNKAAGVDVDQVQKKMKVQPRRPSVDQCIDDLDEVYRTIMELSGEDTQQQQQQQQHQHIAPPHLDPERETVSLPDQPLNNKPNNNIPTIMPRLDSWGPGSTIDPDYREVRSAFSRPQPQSRTSILRLKREDMVPTATLTESTGFKDYNSHNDPRVTYDSRLTYRQEQDISVAKESLLRDVGLTVSTEVPGGTVERGQHCGRPFTLITPLDHNELCPNVQLSRENRDGYFFAKNNQVEVVHISDGNNKEELGSTKVVEGGRKVKKDNVPIVPPRFRGHEPNLNIRRARSENSRSPRGEGSQGTPHIGRLTREAALAFEDDDYRYSISSDPLSWRNEATLADRHLETLLIKEKANTMPTEDLSNLYEVKCAXGIPENETMEQRAARILGIDVAPDSLRGMVQVREEEQREEEESLQGVEEEQREEVSLQGVVEEREEDRQEYREDEGETVIGETQERRDNTETEIETKELSPEGAHAVESLGGVEQKAEEHRDNPENETLIGEKLKHSPDEDRDTKHVRRGYEQVMKVRVSVVTLEEETIEQEEETRGGPSKDDSLSVCEDKHDGGDRERLCHPSMMLDLPEFPPSSLPLSLPVTPDEELALSLLSVGGGGERKGHVGGASPRLSSSMSPGCTKGTVHLDEVFSVSCVLIRSLDSGEPAQETETEVVGVVQVEAEQDKDEGMSQGEREEMEEEELRIESEPEGKEIDRADKREDERIVSGEEKELEEELKIEEKEQELTIEVGKELKVRMEEEKRRSQEEEEREVQEGEKEPEEEEKTERQVEEEEKEPEVEREEERSEKSDKKQQQEVRPEPVSRSVKPPLLPKPVPMPRSGTVAKREITFPLSFSVSSCGSSTTLEEDELLSDSYEPSRVERV